TGTCTGCGACAGCCCACCGTACTCGTTGCCGCTGAACAGGTTCTTGCCGTCTTTGGCAAGTGACTGGTGCACGTGCATACCGGAGCCGTTATCACCGACGAGGGGCTTGGGCATGAAGGTGGAGGTCTTGCCGTAGCTGTGCGCTACGTTATGCACGCAGTATTTGTAGATTTGCAGCTCGTCGGCCTTTTTCACCAGGGTGCCAAACAGCATGCCGATCTCGTTCTGGCCGGCGGTCGCCACTTCGTGGTGATGGGTTTCAATCTTGAGTCCCATCTCTTCCATGGCGAGACACATGGCCGAGCGAATATCCTGCTGCGAGTCCACCGGCGGTACTGGAAAGTAACCGCCCTTGACGGTCGGACGATGGCCGAGGTTGCCGCCTTCGTATACCTTCTCGGTGTTCCAGGAGGCTTCTTCGGAATCGATCTTGACGAACGAGCCGCTGATATCAGCGCCCCAACGGACGTCGTCGAAAATGAAGAATTCGGCTTCGGGGCCAAAGAAGGCGGTGTCGGCGATGCCGGTACTCTTCAGATAGGCCTCGGCGCGTTTGGCGAGCGAACGCGGGCAGCGTTCATAACCTTGCATGGTGCTGGGCTCGACCACGTCGCAACGCAGGAGGAGAGTCGGCTCCTCCATGAACGGGTCCATGACCGCGGTGGCGGCTTCCGGCATCAGAATCATGTCGGATTCCTGGATGCCCTTCCAACCGGAGATCGAGGAGCCATCGAACATCTTGCCGTGCTCAAAGAGCTCGGCGTCCACGGTGCTGGCCGGCACCGAGACATGCTGTTCCTTGCCTTTGGTGTCGGTAAAACGAAAGTCGACGAACTTGATCTTCTTGTCTTTGATCATTTTGATTACATCGGCGCCGGACATCGGAATCCTCCTGGGAAATTAATGTAAGTGTGCAACGTGCACAGCGGTAAAATTGAATTAGTATTTTTGCACTATTTGTGCCATTAATAAAATCACATGAAATCAAATAGTTAAACTGACTCTAACTTCGGATTACAGCATATTTGCACTAAGATAGTGCATAGAAAACTGAATATGCACCATAATGGTGCATATTTCATTAATGAAATAGCACATCCACAGAACCGATTTTTTCATCGCCTTGAATGGCCTCGGCAAACCGCCGTGCTAGTTTTTGTGCCGCCGCCGTATCAGCGACGGCCGAGAGCGGCAGCAGCAGCTCGATATCAATGTGTCCGTCCAGATAGTGCAGGGTAATGTGCTCAATCTGGCGCGCTTCGGGGATGGCATGGAAGTAACCGTCGAGCCGCTTCAGCACTTCGTCGCGCAACGGCAAGCCTTCACAGCTGGGGGCTTCTACGTCCTCCTCGGTATCGATATGCACCATGACATCCGTCATCGGTGTAATTTCATTGATGAGCTTGGCGCGTACGGCCTCGCTGATCTGGTGCCCCTCGGACACGCTCAAATGATCGTCCACGATGATGTGCACGTCGGCCAGGGCCTGACCGCCCACGCGCCGGGTGCGCAGCAGGTGCAGCGCCTTGACGCCGCTGACGGAAAGGATGGTCTTGCGGATCGAGTCGAGGTCTTTCGTGCCCAGGCCCGTGTCCACCAATTCGCGCAATGACTGCCAGCTGAGTTGCACGCCGACCTTGATGATCATGATGGCGACCACGATGGCGGCGAGCGCGTCGAAATAGGCAAAACCGATCAGACTGCCGCTAATGCCGATGGCCACGATGAGTGAAGACAGCGCGTCCGACCGGTGGTGCCAGGCACTGGCGCGCAACATGTTCGAGCCGAAGCGGTTGGCGGTAACGATGGTGTAGCGGTACATCGCCTCCTTGGCGACAAGGGTGCCGATGGCGGTCCACAGGGTCAACATGCTCGGTTTCAGCAGCTCCTCGACCGCCACCAGCTTCATGCCCGCGCGCACGCCGATCCCGATGGCGACGCCGATCAGCACGATTCCGAGTATCAGGGTCACCGCGGTTTCAATGCGTTCATGACCGTACGGATGATCGGCGTCAGCGCCCTTGCGTCCGTGCTTGAGC
The Sulfuricaulis sp. DNA segment above includes these coding regions:
- the glnA gene encoding glutamate--ammonia ligase — its product is MSGADVIKMIKDKKIKFVDFRFTDTKGKEQHVSVPASTVDAELFEHGKMFDGSSISGWKGIQESDMILMPEAATAVMDPFMEEPTLLLRCDVVEPSTMQGYERCPRSLAKRAEAYLKSTGIADTAFFGPEAEFFIFDDVRWGADISGSFVKIDSEEASWNTEKVYEGGNLGHRPTVKGGYFPVPPVDSQQDIRSAMCLAMEEMGLKIETHHHEVATAGQNEIGMLFGTLVKKADELQIYKYCVHNVAHSYGKTSTFMPKPLVGDNGSGMHVHQSLAKDGKNLFSGNEYGGLSQTALYYIGGIIKHARALNAITNSLTNSYKRLVPGFEAPVMLAYSARNRSASIRIPYVPNPKGRRIEVRFPDAGSNPYLAFTAMMMAGLDGIMNKTHPGEAMDKDLYDLPAEEAKKIPTVCHALDQALEALDKDRAFLKAGGVFTDDVIDSYISLKMQEVTRMRMTTHPIEFDMYYSV
- a CDS encoding cation diffusion facilitator family transporter translates to MSHTEEHSHFDSSSPERYRASLRVAIVNITANFLLSTAQVIIGLLGHSQALVADGMHTLSDMLADMLVIFALKHGRKGADADHPYGHERIETAVTLILGIVLIGVAIGIGVRAGMKLVAVEELLKPSMLTLWTAIGTLVAKEAMYRYTIVTANRFGSNMLRASAWHHRSDALSSLIVAIGISGSLIGFAYFDALAAIVVAIMIIKVGVQLSWQSLRELVDTGLGTKDLDSIRKTILSVSGVKALHLLRTRRVGGQALADVHIIVDDHLSVSEGHQISEAVRAKLINEITPMTDVMVHIDTEEDVEAPSCEGLPLRDEVLKRLDGYFHAIPEARQIEHITLHYLDGHIDIELLLPLSAVADTAAAQKLARRFAEAIQGDEKIGSVDVLFH